Proteins from a genomic interval of Quercus robur chromosome 9, dhQueRobu3.1, whole genome shotgun sequence:
- the LOC126698124 gene encoding uncharacterized protein LOC126698124 gives MAMNLRLDVMDMKNNHRSCCNDLAITNEKQERRVRYHETRAQNLTIAYLILLGIYTMAISHRSSTSLQCKNWWVPFAISLSSSIIYFMTFLNTVSKFYWTLYHLDLNYLDLQLIHTRIREAEFETKCHSTSEQKLDPVVLFKRKLYIGITVSALIAITVIQLYACRLLLC, from the exons atggcAATGAATCTACGTTT AGATGTTATGGACATGAAGAACAACCACAGAAGCTGCTGCAACGACCTTGCCATCACCAATGAGAAACAAGAAAGGCGGGTTCGGTACCACGAGACTAGAGCTCAAAACTTGACAATTGCATacctcatactgcttggaatatacACAATGGCAATCTCACACAGATCATCAACGTCTCTTCAGTGCAAAAACTGGTGGGTTCCTTTTGCCATTTCCCTCTCGTCCTCTATAATATACTTCATGACCTTCTTAAATACTGTGAGCAAGTTTTACTGGACACTGTATCATCTAGACCTGAACTATCTGGATCTGCAATTGATACATACGAGGATACGTGAAGCTGAATTCGAGACAAAATGTCACAGTACGAGTGAACAGAAGCTTGATCCTGTGGTGCTGTTCAAACGAAAACTCTATATTGGTATTACCGTTTCAGCTTTGATTGCTATTACGGTTATCCAATTATATGCCTGCAGGTTGCTTTTGTGTTGA
- the LOC126698121 gene encoding G-type lectin S-receptor-like serine/threonine-protein kinase At5g24080 isoform X1 — protein MASSSSSSWILLCLCLASFGACMAAASHIGLGSRLLASEEQTWVSDNGTFAFGFTPAERRDQFELAIWFAELPGDRTLVWSANRNSSVTNNAILELDTTGNLVLIDGDATVWMSNTSSARVEYAVMSESGNFILYNTPNNTVWQSFSHPTDTLLPNQPLTVSSELTTSNSASQVGYYTLKMLQQPNSLTLALTYNLPETYNNLPESFTNYSYWQAPDISNVTGDVVAVLDAAGSFGIFYGEFSDGAVYVYKNDNDKGGLSATSNMTTRSAVLRRLSLESNGNIRLYRWDDDVNGSRQWVSEWAAVSNPCDIAGICGNGVCNLDRSKTNASCTCLPGTSKVEGSSQCSENSSLIGKCDSQHKYPTSEFRISTVQQTNYYYSDFSVIANYSDIANVSKCGDACLSDCDCVASVYGLDDEKPYCWVLRSLDFGGFEDAGSTLFVKVRSNGSNTPEGNSGGSLEGSKNTRTKVLVIPIVLSMTTLIGLLCLLLYYNIHRRRALKRALESSLILSGAPLNFSYRELQTRTWNFSQLLGIGGFGSVYKGSLADGTLVAVKKLDRMLPHGEKEFITEVNTISSMHHMNLVRLCGYCSEGTQRLLVYEFLKNGSLDKWIFPSYNCRDRLLDWPTRFHIAVATAQGIAYFHEQCRNRIIHCDIKPENILLDENFCPKVSDFGLAKLMGRELSQVVTMVRGTRGYLAPEWVSNRPITVKADVYSYGMLLLEIIGGRRNLDMSFDAENFFYPGWAFKEMTNGTPIKVADRRLQGAADEEELVRALKVAFWCIQDEVFTRPSMGEVVKMLEGSIDHINMPPMPQTVLELIEEGLDQVYKAMKREVTPFSSFTINSHHSSQATCSYSTMSPR, from the exons atggcttcttcttcttcttcctcttggATTTTGCTCTGCTTATGTCTAGCCAGTTTTGGTGCTTGCATGGCTGCAGCTAGCCACATTGGTTTGGGTTCGAGACTGTTGGCTAGTGAAGAACAGACATGGGTTTCGGATAATGGCACGTTTGCTTTCGGGTTCACTCCAGCTGAAAGGCGTGATCAGTTTGAACTGGCTATTTGGTTTGCGGAGCTTCCTGGAGATAGAACGTTAGTGTGGTCAGCAAACAG AAACTCTTCGGTCACCAACAACGCAATTTTGGAGCTCGACACCACCGGAAACCTTGTCCTCATCGATGGCGACGCCACTGTCTGGATGTCCAACACTTCCAGTGCACGCGTAGAATATGCAGTCATGTCAGAGTCTGGCAACTTCATCCTCTATAACACACCCAACAACACTGTATGGCAGAGTTTTTCACACCCAACTGACACTCTACTCCCAAACCAACCTCTCACAGTCTCATCAGAGCTAACAACATCTAACTCAGCTTCACAAGTTGGCTATTACACTCTCAAAATGCTTCAACAACCCAATTCACTAACCCTCGCTTTAACATACAATTTGCCTGAAACTTATAACAACTTGCCAGAATCTTTCACCAATTATTCCTACTGGCAAGCACCTGATATATCAAATGTGACTGGGGATGTTGTAGCAGTCTTAGATGCAGCTGGAAGCTTTGGAATCTTTTATGGGGAATTCTCGGATGGTGCCGTGTATGTGTACAAGAATGATAATGATAAAGGTGGATTGTCAGCAACCTCAAACATGACAACAAGGTCAGCGGTTCTTCGAAGATTGTCACTTGAGTCTAATGGAAATATACGTTTGTATAGATGGGATGATGATGTAAATGGCTCGCGCCAATGGGTGTCAGAATGGGCTGCAGTTTCAAATCCTTGTGATATTGCTGGAATTTGTGGCAATGGGGTATGTAATTTGGATAGGAGCAAGACCAATGCTTCTTGTACATGTTTACCGGGTACTTCTAAGGTAGAAGGTAGTAGTCAGTGCTCCGAAAACTCCTCTTTGATTGGTAAATGTGATTCACAGCATAAATATCCAACATCTGAGTTTAGGATTTCAACGGTGCAGCAAACCAATTACTATTATTCTGATTTTTCTGTAATAGCAAATTATAGTGATATTGCCAATGTGTCAAAGTGTGGGGATGCTTGTTTATCAGATTGTGACTGTGTTGCCTCTGTTTATGGGCTTGATGATGAGAAGCCTTATTGTTGGGTATTGAGAAGCCTGGACTTTGGTGGGTTTGAGGACGCTGGCTCAACTCTCTTTGTGAAGGTTAGGTCTAATGGTTCAAACACACCAGAAGGAAATTCTGGGGGTTCTCTGGAAGGGTCCAAGAATACAAGAACGAAGGTCTTGGTTATTCCAATTGTTCTCAGCATGACAACTCTCATTGGGCTTCTTTGTTTGTTATTATACTATAACATTCATAGAAGAAGAGCTTTAAAGAGAGCCTTGGAGAGCTCCTTGATCTTATCAGGTGCTCCATTGAATTTTAGCTACCGTGAGTTACAAACCCGGACATGGAATTTTAGCCAGTTGCTTGGAATAG GAGGATTTGGGAGTGTATATAAGGGAAGCCTAGCAGATGGGACTTTGGTTGCAGTGAAGAAACTAGATAGGATGTTGCCTCATGGAGAGAAGGAATTTATAACTGAGGTGAACACTATTAGCTCCATGCATCACATGAACTTGGTTCGGCTCTGTGGATACTGCTCTGAGGGGACACAACG GCTTCTGGTATATGAGTTCTTGAAAAATGGGTCCTTGGACAAATGGATCTTTCCTTCATATAATTGCAGAGACAGGCTACTAGATTGGCCAACTCGCTTCCATATAGCTGTGGCTACTGCACAGGGAATTGCATATTTCCATGAGCAGTGTAGAAATCGAATAATACACTGTGACATAAAGCCCGAAAATATTTTGTTAGATGAGAATTTCTGTCCTAAAGTATCTGATTTTGGACTAGCTAAGTTAATGGGAAGAGAGCTCTCACAAGTCGTCACTATGGTCAGAGGAACTAGAGGCTATTTAGCTCCAGAGTGGGTTAGTAACCGTCCTATAACTGTAAAGGCTGATGTTTATAGTTATGGAATGCTTCTTTTAGAGATTATTGGGGGAAGGAGAAATCTTGACATGTCTTTTGATGCTGAAAACTTCTTCTACCCTGGATGGGCTTTTAAG GAGATGACAAATGGGACGCCAATAAAAGTTGCAGACAGGCGACTACAAGGGGCAGCAGATGAAGAGGAGCTTGTGCGAGCTCTGAAAGTCGCATTCTGGTGCATACAGGATGAGGTATTCACAAGACCTTCAATGGGGGAAGTGGTGAAGATGTTGGAAGGATCAATTGATCACATCAACATGCCACCAATGCCACAGACAGTTCTGGAGTTGATTGAGGAAGGCCTGGATCAAGTATACAAAGCAATGAAGAGAGAAGTTACTCCGTTCAGCTCCTTCACAATCAACAGCCATCATTCATCTCAAGCTACATGTAGTTATTCCACAATGTCACCTAGATAG
- the LOC126698121 gene encoding G-type lectin S-receptor-like serine/threonine-protein kinase At5g24080 isoform X2: MIRSLKPKNFIFFSIQYYRNSSVTNNAILELDTTGNLVLIDGDATVWMSNTSSARVEYAVMSESGNFILYNTPNNTVWQSFSHPTDTLLPNQPLTVSSELTTSNSASQVGYYTLKMLQQPNSLTLALTYNLPETYNNLPESFTNYSYWQAPDISNVTGDVVAVLDAAGSFGIFYGEFSDGAVYVYKNDNDKGGLSATSNMTTRSAVLRRLSLESNGNIRLYRWDDDVNGSRQWVSEWAAVSNPCDIAGICGNGVCNLDRSKTNASCTCLPGTSKVEGSSQCSENSSLIGKCDSQHKYPTSEFRISTVQQTNYYYSDFSVIANYSDIANVSKCGDACLSDCDCVASVYGLDDEKPYCWVLRSLDFGGFEDAGSTLFVKVRSNGSNTPEGNSGGSLEGSKNTRTKVLVIPIVLSMTTLIGLLCLLLYYNIHRRRALKRALESSLILSGAPLNFSYRELQTRTWNFSQLLGIGGFGSVYKGSLADGTLVAVKKLDRMLPHGEKEFITEVNTISSMHHMNLVRLCGYCSEGTQRLLVYEFLKNGSLDKWIFPSYNCRDRLLDWPTRFHIAVATAQGIAYFHEQCRNRIIHCDIKPENILLDENFCPKVSDFGLAKLMGRELSQVVTMVRGTRGYLAPEWVSNRPITVKADVYSYGMLLLEIIGGRRNLDMSFDAENFFYPGWAFKEMTNGTPIKVADRRLQGAADEEELVRALKVAFWCIQDEVFTRPSMGEVVKMLEGSIDHINMPPMPQTVLELIEEGLDQVYKAMKREVTPFSSFTINSHHSSQATCSYSTMSPR; this comes from the exons ATGATCCGATCACTTAagccaaaaaatttcattttcttctcaatCCAATATTATAGAAACTCTTCGGTCACCAACAACGCAATTTTGGAGCTCGACACCACCGGAAACCTTGTCCTCATCGATGGCGACGCCACTGTCTGGATGTCCAACACTTCCAGTGCACGCGTAGAATATGCAGTCATGTCAGAGTCTGGCAACTTCATCCTCTATAACACACCCAACAACACTGTATGGCAGAGTTTTTCACACCCAACTGACACTCTACTCCCAAACCAACCTCTCACAGTCTCATCAGAGCTAACAACATCTAACTCAGCTTCACAAGTTGGCTATTACACTCTCAAAATGCTTCAACAACCCAATTCACTAACCCTCGCTTTAACATACAATTTGCCTGAAACTTATAACAACTTGCCAGAATCTTTCACCAATTATTCCTACTGGCAAGCACCTGATATATCAAATGTGACTGGGGATGTTGTAGCAGTCTTAGATGCAGCTGGAAGCTTTGGAATCTTTTATGGGGAATTCTCGGATGGTGCCGTGTATGTGTACAAGAATGATAATGATAAAGGTGGATTGTCAGCAACCTCAAACATGACAACAAGGTCAGCGGTTCTTCGAAGATTGTCACTTGAGTCTAATGGAAATATACGTTTGTATAGATGGGATGATGATGTAAATGGCTCGCGCCAATGGGTGTCAGAATGGGCTGCAGTTTCAAATCCTTGTGATATTGCTGGAATTTGTGGCAATGGGGTATGTAATTTGGATAGGAGCAAGACCAATGCTTCTTGTACATGTTTACCGGGTACTTCTAAGGTAGAAGGTAGTAGTCAGTGCTCCGAAAACTCCTCTTTGATTGGTAAATGTGATTCACAGCATAAATATCCAACATCTGAGTTTAGGATTTCAACGGTGCAGCAAACCAATTACTATTATTCTGATTTTTCTGTAATAGCAAATTATAGTGATATTGCCAATGTGTCAAAGTGTGGGGATGCTTGTTTATCAGATTGTGACTGTGTTGCCTCTGTTTATGGGCTTGATGATGAGAAGCCTTATTGTTGGGTATTGAGAAGCCTGGACTTTGGTGGGTTTGAGGACGCTGGCTCAACTCTCTTTGTGAAGGTTAGGTCTAATGGTTCAAACACACCAGAAGGAAATTCTGGGGGTTCTCTGGAAGGGTCCAAGAATACAAGAACGAAGGTCTTGGTTATTCCAATTGTTCTCAGCATGACAACTCTCATTGGGCTTCTTTGTTTGTTATTATACTATAACATTCATAGAAGAAGAGCTTTAAAGAGAGCCTTGGAGAGCTCCTTGATCTTATCAGGTGCTCCATTGAATTTTAGCTACCGTGAGTTACAAACCCGGACATGGAATTTTAGCCAGTTGCTTGGAATAG GAGGATTTGGGAGTGTATATAAGGGAAGCCTAGCAGATGGGACTTTGGTTGCAGTGAAGAAACTAGATAGGATGTTGCCTCATGGAGAGAAGGAATTTATAACTGAGGTGAACACTATTAGCTCCATGCATCACATGAACTTGGTTCGGCTCTGTGGATACTGCTCTGAGGGGACACAACG GCTTCTGGTATATGAGTTCTTGAAAAATGGGTCCTTGGACAAATGGATCTTTCCTTCATATAATTGCAGAGACAGGCTACTAGATTGGCCAACTCGCTTCCATATAGCTGTGGCTACTGCACAGGGAATTGCATATTTCCATGAGCAGTGTAGAAATCGAATAATACACTGTGACATAAAGCCCGAAAATATTTTGTTAGATGAGAATTTCTGTCCTAAAGTATCTGATTTTGGACTAGCTAAGTTAATGGGAAGAGAGCTCTCACAAGTCGTCACTATGGTCAGAGGAACTAGAGGCTATTTAGCTCCAGAGTGGGTTAGTAACCGTCCTATAACTGTAAAGGCTGATGTTTATAGTTATGGAATGCTTCTTTTAGAGATTATTGGGGGAAGGAGAAATCTTGACATGTCTTTTGATGCTGAAAACTTCTTCTACCCTGGATGGGCTTTTAAG GAGATGACAAATGGGACGCCAATAAAAGTTGCAGACAGGCGACTACAAGGGGCAGCAGATGAAGAGGAGCTTGTGCGAGCTCTGAAAGTCGCATTCTGGTGCATACAGGATGAGGTATTCACAAGACCTTCAATGGGGGAAGTGGTGAAGATGTTGGAAGGATCAATTGATCACATCAACATGCCACCAATGCCACAGACAGTTCTGGAGTTGATTGAGGAAGGCCTGGATCAAGTATACAAAGCAATGAAGAGAGAAGTTACTCCGTTCAGCTCCTTCACAATCAACAGCCATCATTCATCTCAAGCTACATGTAGTTATTCCACAATGTCACCTAGATAG